A single genomic interval of Pirellulales bacterium harbors:
- a CDS encoding DUF1559 domain-containing protein, with product MFRRRRTGFTLVELLVVIAIIGILIGLLLPAVQAAREAARKSQCSNNLKQFGLAHHNYLSAMGVFVPAGLIGITSGLGNAYASAPMMLMPYFEGGATAANYNYTQQWGQQTQQVLNQVVNTFVCPSDDKDNPIYLAALDRGITSVSSTYPVPSPTGNVGGLTSSTNFQYSNGLFGALDYLFSSGINDAFCYPADSGVPNWERGMFAYDVTNSASQVTDGLSNTIMMGEGAQGTKWQITSGFGSPIPTAPYQPLWAWIAGEPNVDVFAIAAGVPFYTGGPLGCTMYPLNQYPVMQEQARLAGGLQVVAPSLTAYNINACNSTANGTVPGPHLVSGFRSSHTGGANFLMADGSVRYLQTAIECANGGLGYHGTNTNGSTNAYASLAPTLALTTGTYPNFIQTTSASSTQLPIIGVYQALSTRAGGEPVSPP from the coding sequence ATGTTTCGAAGGCGCCGGACCGGTTTCACCCTGGTCGAGCTGCTGGTCGTTATCGCCATCATTGGCATTCTCATCGGGCTGCTGTTGCCCGCCGTGCAAGCCGCGCGCGAAGCGGCGCGCAAGTCGCAGTGTTCGAACAACCTCAAGCAGTTCGGGCTGGCGCACCACAACTATCTGAGCGCCATGGGCGTTTTCGTGCCGGCCGGCTTGATCGGCATCACCTCGGGCCTCGGGAACGCGTACGCCAGCGCCCCGATGATGCTGATGCCTTATTTCGAAGGGGGCGCCACGGCCGCCAATTACAACTACACCCAGCAATGGGGCCAGCAAACGCAGCAAGTTCTCAACCAGGTCGTCAACACGTTCGTCTGCCCTTCGGACGACAAGGACAACCCGATTTACCTGGCAGCGCTTGATAGGGGAATCACGAGCGTGTCGTCGACGTATCCGGTGCCGTCACCGACGGGTAACGTAGGCGGTCTGACGAGCAGTACGAACTTTCAGTATTCGAACGGCCTGTTCGGCGCGCTCGATTATCTCTTTTCCTCCGGCATCAACGACGCCTTTTGTTATCCGGCCGATTCGGGGGTTCCCAACTGGGAACGCGGCATGTTCGCCTATGACGTCACCAACAGTGCCTCGCAAGTTACCGACGGGTTGAGCAATACGATCATGATGGGGGAAGGAGCCCAGGGAACGAAGTGGCAAATCACGTCGGGTTTCGGCAGCCCGATTCCGACGGCGCCATATCAGCCCCTGTGGGCCTGGATCGCGGGCGAACCGAACGTCGACGTCTTTGCAATCGCGGCCGGCGTACCCTTCTATACTGGCGGCCCGCTCGGGTGCACGATGTATCCGCTTAATCAATATCCCGTGATGCAAGAGCAGGCCCGACTCGCTGGCGGCTTGCAGGTGGTCGCACCGAGTCTTACAGCCTATAACATTAACGCCTGTAACAGCACCGCGAACGGGACTGTGCCCGGTCCACACCTCGTGAGCGGATTCCGCAGCTCGCACACCGGCGGCGCGAACTTCCTCATGGCCGACGGCAGTGTTCGTTACCTGCAAACCGCGATCGAGTGTGCCAATGGTGGACTAGGCTACCACGGCACCAACACCAACGGCAGTACAAACGCCTATGCATCCCTAGCCCCCACGCTGGCGCTGACCACGGGCACCTATCCCAATTTCATCCAGACGACGTCGGCATCCAGCACGCAGTTGCCGATTATCGGCGTATATCAGGCCCTCTCGACCCGCGCCGGCGGCGAACCGGTTTCGCCTCCGTGA